In Leishmania donovani BPK282A1 complete genome, chromosome 28, one DNA window encodes the following:
- a CDS encoding DNA polymerase kappa, putative: MSVEHGSSAPTRSPPSDVRAEDRHLLSLIHRRAALTATAVSPESPRTLSPVPPVPATPVRTPPTTPVLSTAHTPARGTTTSGINHEYSSNSSGRVKGCDNSAHSSAPASRGSSSRAAAPHGSLHSFFQPNPASTNATTAPKVVYFDDRKAGLRSAEKEKTEAIIKELSKNSSFYVNEERKAQQRQRQVERLLVKTRQYEASVRSHPDVFRQLRRDVADLEAIFETYRSFDSIYVHMDMDMFFAAVEMKKNPQYAEVPLGIGSMSMLSTTNYVARKYGVQSGMPGFIGMRLCPQLVIVPTDFAACRAESAKFKAVVREYDSDAQLLGMDEVMMCLDDYLAHHHMDVTTHAGRFDVAERVIEECRRRIAEATGLTVSAGIAPTPTLAKMASNYKKPNGQFAVRLFSREAVMNYLASISVRQVPGIGKSRESVLAGLGIHTLGEVYEQRHRLFYILTRKTYEFLLASSIGIGGMYDSLEAAPSSSAGTTNGKTVAAVDGGSNEDDWGRKSVGHERTFYKLTNRMALQAIAYKNLRRSHETLAEEGLLCSQVVLKLKHRSFHVKQHSKSLNVYTDDHEVLRRALDELLMPVVDDFAEFRLLGVRLEKLRRRPRSDGTGGATTLTVKSAAEAESNQLTLSHFFTRQLASTAHSVRRRQQQQQQQAFAQRKRPRGIGDGGAGDNSDAYLDDSDDEDGAVLIVSSESQLTDVEEVKGPAMSSTAPSPLSDLSTGSAAKPQKMRDEEVVGDDSADDNVFIVE, encoded by the coding sequence ATGAGTGTGGAGCATGGTTCAAGTGCGCCGACACGCTCACCCCCTTCTGACGTGCGGGCAGAAGATAGGCATCTCCTCTCGCTCATCCAtcgccgcgccgctctcACTGCAACGGCTGTGTCGCCTGAGTCACCGCGAACGCTGTCCCCTGTGCCGCCCGTGCCAGCGACCCCGGTAAGGACTCCCCCGACAACGCCGGTGTTGTCCACCGCGCATACCCCTGCCCGCGGTACGACGACCAGCGGCATCAATCACGAGTACtcgagcaacagcagcggtcGTGTGAAGGGCTGCGATAACAGCGCGCACAGctcagcgccagcgtcgcgcggcagctcctcgcggGCCGCGGCCCCGCACGGGTCTTTGCACAGTTTCTTCCAACCGAATCCCGCCAGCACCAATGCCACAACGGCGCCAAAGGTTGTGTACTTCGACGACAGAAAAGCTGGCCTTCGCTCTGCtgaaaaggagaagacggAGGCCATCATCAAGGAGCTATCCAAGAACTCGAGCTTCTATGTAAACGAAGAGCGcaaggcacagcagcggcagcggcaggttGAGAGGCTTCTGGTGAAGACGCGGCAGTACGAAGCGAGCGTGCGCAGCCACCCTGATGTGTTCCGCCAGCTACGGCGTGACGTGGCAGACCTCGAGGCCATCTTTGAGACGTATCGCAGCTTCGACTCCATATACGTCCACATGGACATGGACATGTtcttcgccgctgtcgagATGAAAAAGAACCCGCAGTACGCAGAGGTGCCGCTCGGTATCGGTAGCATGTCGATGCTGTCCACAACAAACTACGTTGCCCGGAAATACGGCGTGCAGTCCGGGATGCCAGGCTTTATTGGCATGCGACTGTGCCCTCAGCTCGTCATTGTGCCCACCGACTTTGCCGCGTGCCGAGCCGAGTCCGCCAAGTTCAAGGCTGTGGTGCGAGAGTACGACTCCGATGCGCAACTGCTCGGCATGGACGAGGTCATGATGTGCCTCGATGACTACCTCGCGCACCATCACATGGACGTCACAACGCACGCGGGGCGCTTTGATGTTGCAGAGAGGGTCATCGAGGAGTGCCGACGACGCATCGCCGAGGCAACCGGCCTGACCGTCAGCGCCGGGatcgcgccgacgccgacgctggcGAAAATGGCGTCCAACTATAAAAAGCCAAACGGGCAGTTCGCCGTTCGCCTCTTCAGCCGCGAAGCCGTGATGAATTATCTTGCCAGCATCTCCGTGCGCCAGGTGCCCGGTATCGGCAAGTCGCGGGAGAGCGTCCTCGCGGGGCTCGGGATACACACACTCGGTGAGGTGtacgagcagcggcatcgacTCTTTTACATCCTGACGCGGAAGACGTACGAATTTCTTCTCGCCTCGTCTATCGGCATCGGTGGCATGTACGACTCGCTggaggcagcgccgtcttcaTCCGCCGGAACGACTAACGGCAAGACGGTCGCTGCAGTGGATGGAGGGTCGAACGAGGACGACTGGGGACGCAAATCCGTAGGTCATGAACGCACCTTCTACAAACTGACGAATCgcatggcgctgcaggcgatcGCGTACAAGAACCTGCGCCGGTCGCATGAGACCCTCGCAGAGGAGGGCCTCCTCTGCTCGCAGGTGGTGCTGAAGTTGAAGCACCGCAGCTTTCACGTGAAGCAGCACAGCAAGTCTCTCAATGTATATACGGACGACCACGAAGTCCTACGGCGGGCGCTTGACGAGTTACTCATGCCAGTGGTGGACGACTTTGCTGAGTTTCGGCTACTTGGCGTGCGGCTGGAAAAGCTTAGGCGACGACCCCGAagcgacggcaccggcggcgcgaCCACGCTGACGGTGAAGTCGGCTGCCGAGGCAGAGTCGAATCAGCTCACACTGAGCCACTTTTTTACTCGTCAGCTCGCAAGCACCGCACATTcggtgcggcgccgacagcagcagcagcagcagcaggcgttCGCTCAGCGAAAGCGCCCCCGTGgcatcggcgacggcggtgcagggGATAATAGCGATGCCTAtctcgacgacagcgacgacgaagacggcgcCGTGCTCATCGTCTCCTCCGAGAGCCAGCTGAcggacgtggaggaggtgaaagGCCCCGCGATGAGCTCCACCGCGCCGTCTCCGCTCTCCGATCTTTCTACGGGCTCAGCCGCAAAGCCGCAGAAGATGCGCGACGAAGAAGTGGTCGGCGATGACAGCGCTGACGATAACGTGTTCATCGTGGAATGA
- a CDS encoding DNA polymerase kappa, putative → MSPAPRGRYSDSHAEEIEADCAVLEDHGRGAPQDSHNPQNHAGMNGAQHCDHRSAGKLNFDASKAGLQQVDKDYVEHVIQEASKGSAFYQKEQRLEETRRRKAEELQEKAKTFDSISAAEKQRIKAMVDAMVDELEATRDLRRRYIHIDMDMFYAAVEEKKTPSLRGKPFGVGSQQMLSTTNYIARQYGVRSGMPGFIGKKLCPELIIVPNDFPAYQREAARVHSIASRYDAQFVSVGLDELTMDVTKYLQEFPAVSASDIAHDFRDEVFLKTQLTSSGGIGPTSILAKIASNVNKPNGQHEITLLTREEVINYVRDIPLRKIPGIGYAQEMTLGALHIHTCGGLLEHKYLLAYLFREKTLAHYLSVGLGLAETFSLRKHQARQSVGKETSFSEPLPSPEAFTRLFRKLLEQCHVRCVRDHLQPRKMTLVLKYRTYDTEQFSVTLPSHTNDLKVWLEASQKLLEPHLLHYAEFRLIGVRLQRFTDTDDDHAGLNSTRDALTGALTEPLQVNDDLDMDADDADRDAEKSGVAAEQSDPCGESPVQPSATYKRKIPVSKFLTDPNIPKARPAEPTAVPAKAVKPARRRTKPSKGKLHKKK, encoded by the coding sequence ATGTCACCTGCCCCGCGAGGTCGCTACAGCGACTCGCACGCGGAGGAGATCGAGGCGGACTGCGCCGTCCTCGAAGATCACGGTCGCGGCGCTCCGCAGGATTCGCATAATCCGCAGAACCACGCCGGCATGAACGGTGCACAGCACTGTGaccaccgcagcgctggcaaACTCAACTTTGATGCCTCGAAGGCAGGGCTTCAGCAGGTGGATAAAGACTACGTCGAGCACGTCATTCAGGAGGCGTCGAAGGGGTCTGCTTTCTACCAAAAGGAGCAGCGGCTCGAGGAGACGCGGCGTCGCAAAGCCGAGGAGCTTCAGGAGAAGGCCAAGACATTCGACTCCATCAGCGCcgcagagaagcagcggaTCAAGGCCATGGTAGACGCCATGGTGGACGAGCTCGAGGCGACGCGCGATCTCCGGCGCCGGTACATCCACATCGACATGGACATGTTCTACGCtgcggtggaggagaagaagacgccgtcgctgagAGGCAAGCCCTTCGGCGTCGGCTCTCAGCAGATGCTCTCCACGACAAACTACATTGCGCGGCAGTACGGTGTGCGCTCTGGCATGCCCGGCTTCATCGGCAAGAAGCTCTGCCCCGAGCTCATTATCGTGCCGAACGACTTCCCAGCCTACCAGCGagaggcggcgcgggtgcACAGCATCGCCTCCCGCTACGATGCGCAGTTCGTCAGCGTCGGCCTCGATGAGCTGACGATGGACGTGACAAAGTACCTGCAGGAGTTCCCGGCCGTGTCAGCCTCCGACATCGCCCACGACTTCCGCGACGAGGTGTTCCTCAAGACACAGCTcacaagcagcggcggcatcggaCCCACGTCAATTCTCGCGAAGATTGCCAGCAACGTCAACAAGCCGAATGGTCAGCATGAGATCACGCTGCTGACGCGAGAGGAAGTTATCAATTACGTGCGCGACATTCCGCTGCGCAAGATCCCCGGCATCGGCTACGCGCAAGAGATGACACTCGGTGCGCTGCACATCCACACCTGCGGCGGCCTCCTGGAGCACAAGTACCTCCTAGCCTACCTGTTCCGAGAAAAGACCCTGGCGCACTACCTCAGCGTTGGACTGGGGCTGGCAGAGACGTTCTCGCTGCGCAAGCATCAGGCACGGCAGTCGGTTGGTAAGGAAACGTCGTTTAGCGAGCCACTGCCCTCGCCAGAGGCCTTCACTCGACTCTTCCGCAAGCTTCTTGAGCAGTGCCATGTCCGCTGCGTTCGCGATCACCTGCAGCCTCGCAAGATGACACTGGTTCTCAAGTATCGCACCTATGACACGGAGCAGTTCAGTGTGACGCTCCCGAGCCACACGAACGACCTCAAGGTGTGGCTCGAGGCCTcgcagaagctgctggagccgcaTCTTCTGCACTACGCCGAGTTCCGCCTGATCGGCGtccgcctgcagcgcttcACAGACACCGATGATGACCACGCTGGCCTCAACAGCACCCGCGATGCCTTGACCGGCGCCTTGACAGAACCGCTTCAAGTGAATGACGACTTAGACATGGATGCCGACGATGCCGACCGTGACGCTGAGAAGAGCGGGGTAGCTGCGGAGCAGTCGGACCCGTGTGGAGAGTCGCCGGTGCAGCCTTCAGCAACGTACAAGCGCAAGATTCCCGTCTCGAAGTTCCTGACAGATCCAAACATCCCGAAAGCCCGCCCTGCGGAGCCCACTGCGGTGCCCGCCAAAGCCGTCAAgccggcgcgcaggcgcacgaaGCCGTCGAAGGGAAAGCTGCACAAAAAGAAGTGA
- a CDS encoding DNA polymerase kappa, putative, translating to MAKKLCPSLWTRPPHFDRHRREAANVRAIGALYDPHYVAVGLDELTMDVTDYLRTHQDCSCRGCVCGVPPPRRGGDAADVQRRDRPHTGLRKGGQQREQAKWAAHSNAAHTRGGASSRP from the coding sequence ATGGCGAAGAAGCTCTGTCCTTCTTTGTGGACACGCCCACCGCACTTTgaccggcaccgccgcgaggCCGCCAATGTGCGCGCCATTGGTGCTCTGTACGATCCCCACTACGTCGCCGTAGGGCTCGATGAGCTAACTATGGATGTCACCGACTACCTTCGTACGCACCAGGATTGCTCCTGCCGAGGATGTGTGTGCGGAgttccgccgccgcgtcgaggcggcgacgcagccgacgtgcagcggcgggatCGCCCACACACCGGCCTTCGCAAAGGTGGGCAGCAACGTGAACAAGCCAAATGGGCAGCACATTCTAacgctgcgcacacgcgaggAGGTGCTAGCTCACGTCCGTGA